A single genomic interval of Patescibacteria group bacterium harbors:
- a CDS encoding methyltransferase, whose product MLKTLQRTVAHYFGNFLIFTVFLGVYSFHSYYRDFLSDEVLTVLKFFFSVYLVLGLPYYLIRFHFFSTEIDYARDKLVVLVNFIFRGKRSPENRAAARTAALSYLVKFFFLPLMLNFFFQHFQKLLELWHTANPDQSFVSFFWQWGYDFIFQTIFLIDTAVFAFAYAFEFRFLHNRIRSVDPFVSGWVVALICYPPLNSVADKFISLDKAFTLFDNVWVTDALKIGVLIAFLIYVWATLALGFKASNLTNRGIVTSGPYRFVRHPAYAAKNLAWWFEFLPFLDLGTFVALLGWNAIYILRALTEERHLSADPDYRRYAKKVRWRFIPGVI is encoded by the coding sequence ATGCTTAAAACTTTACAACGAACGGTCGCACATTATTTCGGCAATTTCCTGATTTTTACGGTTTTTTTAGGGGTGTATTCGTTCCACAGCTACTACCGTGATTTTCTGAGCGACGAGGTGCTCACAGTTCTCAAATTTTTTTTCTCGGTCTATCTCGTCCTGGGTTTGCCCTACTATCTCATCCGCTTTCACTTTTTTTCCACGGAGATAGATTACGCACGCGACAAGCTGGTCGTTTTAGTTAACTTTATTTTTCGCGGAAAACGCTCGCCCGAAAATCGCGCGGCGGCGCGGACGGCGGCGCTCTCTTACCTCGTCAAATTTTTCTTTTTACCATTGATGTTGAATTTCTTTTTTCAGCATTTCCAAAAGTTGCTCGAGCTCTGGCATACCGCTAACCCCGACCAGAGCTTCGTCTCATTTTTTTGGCAGTGGGGTTACGACTTCATTTTCCAGACAATTTTTCTGATTGATACCGCTGTCTTTGCTTTTGCTTATGCTTTCGAATTTCGTTTCCTCCACAATCGGATTAGGTCGGTCGATCCTTTCGTCTCGGGCTGGGTCGTCGCGCTCATATGTTATCCGCCCCTCAATTCCGTCGCGGATAAATTCATTTCGCTCGACAAAGCTTTCACGCTCTTCGACAATGTTTGGGTGACCGATGCGCTCAAGATTGGTGTGCTCATCGCTTTCCTGATTTATGTTTGGGCGACCTTGGCACTCGGTTTCAAGGCGAGCAATCTCACGAATCGTGGCATCGTCACGAGTGGTCCGTATCGTTTCGTGCGCCATCCCGCCTACGCCGCCAAGAATCTCGCGTGGTGGTTTGAGTTTCTGCCGTTTCTCGACCTCGGAACTTTCGTCGCGCTGCTCGGCTGGAACGCGATTTACATTCTGCGTGCGCTGACGGAAGAGCGTCACTTGAGTGCCGATCCGGACTACCGCCGCTACGCCAAGAAAGTCCGCTGGCGTTTCATCCCTGGCGTGATTTGA